The Citrus sinensis cultivar Valencia sweet orange chromosome 4, DVS_A1.0, whole genome shotgun sequence DNA segment TCGGTCCCTTGTAGGATTTCAGGCAAGCTACCAGTCAAGTTATTGCCAGAcaaatcaaattcttttaagtAGCAGAGTCTAGCAATGGAGCTTGGAATGCCACCCTCAACTTTCTTATCAAACAGATCAAAATTTGTGAGAGAGGTCATGTTCGCTACGGAAGAAGGGAGTTTGCCGTGTAATTTGTTTGAAGCGAAGTTGAGGATTTGTATCTTTTTCCAGCTTCCACGGAACAATTGAGAGCAACTTCCCGAAAGATTATTGTTCCCAGCAAGACTCAAGTACTGCAGATTAGGTAGCTCACCGAAGCCTATTGGAATTCTTCCATATAGATCACAATCACTCAAGTCAACGTAAACAAGTGTACTAATATTGACAAGCCAGTTGGGGAACAAAGAATTGAAGTGATTGAGACTGAGGTCTAGAACGGCAGGGGAAGTCAAATTAACAGGAGTAATAGATGTGATGGACCCGGTAAGGCCACAAACCGAAAGATGCAACTCGGTTAAATTAGGAAGGTTTTTCAGAATCCCAAGCCATTCAGATCCTACCAATGAAAGGTCAACGCGATTCATTGCAAGATGCTTTAGAGAAACAAGACCAGTTAACCAGTCTAGACTGTCAGCACTTAAAGCAAAAAGTTCAGCAGAAACATCAAAATATTGCAGTCTATGTAAATTTCCCAAACTTGAAGGAACAACACCTGTAAAACCAGCTTCTGACAGTTTTAGATACTGCAAATTTTCCAATGATCCCAAGAATTCAGGAATTGGTATATCATTAAATGTGTTGAAACTCAAGTCTAAATATTCCAAAAAGACTTGAGTTTTATCAATGAAGGTCTAAGCTCCCCACTTAAGTTCCAGAATCCATACCTGCCGGAAGAATCAGAGTTAACTACATGATACGGGTTGCCAAGGTTGATGGCAACAATAGCTCCGGTATCACCATCACAGCCAATTCCATGCCATTGACAGCAGTTGCTTCCTTTCCATGACGCTAGCCGGCTTTCAGGATCTTCAAGGCCGTTTTTGAAGTCAATGAGAGCATCTAAATCATTCTCAGAACAATTTGAGAAGCGGGATGCACCATAACTAGCATAGTCACTTGTTATGGCACATAACATTGTTAACATCAATCCAAGAACTGACAATCTCCCCATGTTAGGCACTCTCAAGGTTCAATTTTCTCAAACCAAGGACCAGCTCAATAtctttatatatgtaaattatgTCTTCATATCCTTGAATTTCCaagaaattttgattatgTTACATACAACTATACAAGTCAAAGGTTGctttatttataaaggaaatGGTAAGTTTCGGATTGCGCCCTCCTAAAATGAAAATCTTCAAAATACTtcctaaattattgaaaatcttcaatttcatctttatttttgttcaaaaaaTGAGGGAAAAATGGAGATGGAAgggttaataaaaattttgttgtttgattaagaaaaattgTGGTAAGTTGAGGTTTACAATAATTtgagaatattttaaaaattttattttatagggGATAATGCGAAATTAACACAAAgggaatgatttttttttttttttgaaaaagaaggaagaaataatttacaaaCAAACCAAGTCAAAAGAAGTGCTCATGTTTTTTAGATTAGACTTGATAAGGTTGTGcatatatattacataaatggAGAAGTTGATGTCCAGTTGACCGTTGAAAATTGTTGGTaattaatcttatttaatCGAAATATTCCACATCTTGATCAGTGTACAAACAAAAGAGATTTataaactaagaaaaaaaaaaggtttctAAAAAGTCAAGCGAACAATTTGGTTTAAAATTACATGCCCGGCCCAGGCGCCGGCCGTCAATTTGGTCTTAATAGCAAATAGCAcgaaactaaaatattttacatgttattttcgatacaaatttaattaaggcTTAATGATATATTCTgtgtaacaaaaattaaactatgaaAACAACCTAAAATGCCATATAATATTTCCTTGCGTAGAGGAGGAGAAAAGGAATAAGGTGGTATGTATAACAGGCGCTTCAGGTTTCATAGCTTCATGGCTTGTCAATCTCTTACTCCAACGTGCTTACATTGTTAAAGCTACTGTTCGAGAACCAAGCCAGCATGTAGTCTCCGTTTagaagttcttttttttttttttttgatttgtcTGGCAATAACTTTGGGGATTACCTTTGTGGCTTGGGAGCTGAGTCTTAAAGACACCATTGAAAGCTTGAAAGAAACGGGGCTTCCTCCATTTCTGACCAATCCTATTGCAACAGGTAGAAATTGTTTCTGATCCTTATCAATAATTCAAGTGAGGGGACAattgaataacaaaaaaatagctGTCATAAAATGGCCGCATAAAATTGCGCAACGAATCTTGGgtgaaatttattataattaagaaaacaCATTGCATTACTGTCACGTTTTGCCTTTCTTGAAAttccaaaaaatattaaagaaactaGAGAGGTCTAACGCCACGCTCATTATACATGCGAGTGTTTTATTGAtcctattaatattattattttaaattaaaggtCAAATAATGAAGTGGAATGTGGAGCTCCGAAGTGTTCAAAGCCCAAACTTATCCTTTGACACGAGAATGAGTGAAGAAGGGGAGGTGCTGTGTGTAACAGGAGCTGCAGGTTATAGCTAGCTTCATCTGCCGTGAAGCCTTTACTTCCACGTGGTTACAGAGTCAATGCAGCTGTTGGTGACCCAAGTCGGTCTCTTTCCCTCCTTCCCACTTCTGttattttgtcaattttgCAAGTGCTAATTCTGGGTTTTGGTAATTCTTTAGTTTTGGCTGCTCTTGCCTTTCCGTTGTGGtttataattgttaaaaaggaaaaaaagtgaaGGCTGCGGGTttgattatgaaataaaaaaaaggctgGCAAACGAATGTAGTTAGCCGGTAAACGGATAAGCAAAGCTTAGCGCTTATACAATCGGTCTTGCTCACCCGACCTTGGCTGGCCTATGACCACTAATTGGGTGCAAGCGGCGCTCCTTCCTTTGTTCATCCTTGTTGTTTCGCACTTTGTTTGCGGCATTTCTTGGGTACGAGCGAGCTGCTTCCATTGTTTACCTCGCTATCTAAGTGAGTTTGATTAAGATCAATGGCCAAGGCAGtcgataaaattttaaattcttactTGATTTTGATAGAAAGGAGCATCCCTCTGAGAATATCATGAGATCGTTCTTGCGTTTGCTATTCAGTTCATAAAACACctcaattaaattcttttggaCTGAATACGGTCATTAATTAATACGGCTGCTGCTATAAATtgacaatataatttttagagtcagttctataaattaatcaacACTCAGGACTTTTCACTTTTACAAAAGGGTCCAATCTTCATGTTGAAATCCAAGAAGTAGCATCCAATCACATAAGCTACCTGAGATGAACTCTGTTTACTGGTTCTGTTCATGTATGTGACAGAAGATCCTAAGACAGATCATTTACGTGAACTTGATGGAGCTAAGGAAAGGCTTCTTTTGTTAAAGGCAAACTTGTTGGAAGAAGGATCTTTTGATTCTGCTGTTGATGGATGTGAAGGTGTTTTCCATACAGCTTGTCCTTCATTTATTTCGACAAATGACCCATAGGTTCGTTCCTTTCTTATAgcaaaatcttaaattttcgGTGGAGATGATTATGAAACTCATAAATGGTAATATCATGCAACCACCATTGAGGATTATTAGAATAAATTTGTAACTTCTGACACCTCCCTACTCACACTGTGACCGTGTTGAAAGATTTTGCTAAGTTGTTGTTTATAGTTTTCCGACTGCAGAAGTTCCCACAGCTACTGGCAGATTTGCTGTTGTTGGTAGAGTAGCACATGATTACGAGGTTCTGAAGATTTTGCACGAAGATTAACCTTCTTTGCACCTTCCAGGAAAGTAAGTTTCAGTTAAAACTGAGGATGCACAGTTTTTAGTATAggagaaaataagaaatttattaagagTTTGATTTCAGAAAACTATAACTATGTTTACTCATCTCAGATTTGAAGATGACAAGTTTGAGCCAACATACCAGGTTTAAAAGAAGAGAGCAAGAAGTTTGGGAATCAACTTCATGCCTTGGGAGGTGGGTGTTAAAGAGACTGTTGAAAGCTTCAAGGAGAAGGGATTCCATAACCTTTGAATGATGCAGACAAGAAATGCAAAgcattaaaaatgaaattgtatCTCTAATTGTTATCGTTGATTCTATTCAGGAACCATTGAATGATTAATATGATCTCTATGTTCAACATCATGGAATTATGGACCGAACAGCTCATTGTAAGATAAGCTCAATGCTGATTCATTAACTCAAACTCATAATTCATTCGTGCTATGAAAGGCTTGCATATAGCTCaatgaacaaataaaaataaaagatgtcTTGCAAATAAGTTTGAAGTTTAATAATCTGCCAAATCTACCTCCTCAACAGATCTAGTACATAAGCGGAGCGGAAGTGGATAGATTTTTTCGAAGTGGATAGATTGGGAAAAAAGAACACCTTGTCAAAAAGgtactaaaattaaatatctttttaaaactgacaaaagacaaataaaaatagatgatGTTGTGTCCAAACATGAGGTTTAAAGAAcccaaatgataatttttttttattaatttaataagacAAGTtcctctatttataataagataaatgtatttctcaaattaataaacttactttctaaattaacttaaaagaggaaaaatatatcacaattaaaatgaaaataaaatattaaaccaCATTACAAGTATTGACTCTAACTAAGATGAAAAgcatcaaatcaaatttaagaaataaaattctaaaatcttCTAGAGCCTTTCTATATTGGGCATGCAACTTAaacctttatttatttcttttttttaatcatatggCCACCTAATACTGTTTAGGATgccactattttttttaagagaattaTTGCTCATGATATTTACACCATATAAATTACTTCTATCAGTTTACATCAATTTTGATATGGCACTgctcaaatttttaatccttttAAATATTCGAAGGATGCTTAACTCTCATCCTGGAAGAAAAACTGACTTCACTCAAACTCTGagattccaaaaaaaaaaaaaaattaaaccccTACAATACATCTGCGGGTGTTCAAACCACTTCACTGGCTCTAGCCACTATTTTAAAAGAGAGACTTGTGTGAAATTGTCTCGTGACCTCAATATGCTTAAATAGTAAGACATTTTAATAATGCTTTGCATGTGGAGATTTTATTGGTTCTTGAAACTAATAATAtgagatttattaaatttaatattaaaaatatcattgaGTCCGACAAGAACACTTACCATTCAATCACATGACAAATCACCATCACGCTGAGCTAGTGGGAGTGCAGGACAgcatcacaaaaaaaatttccctttAAAGAACGTTGCATACGTGTCATTTTATCCTCCTTCAAATGTAATAGGAGAACAATTTCACAAAAGAGAGCCGATGAGTGGAGAAGGAAAGGTAGTGTGTGTAACAGGAGCTTCAGGTTTCATAGCTTCATGGCTGGTGAAGCTTCTACTTCAACGAAGTTACACTGTGAAAGCTACTGTGCGTGACCCAAGTCAGTTTCTCTCTCTCGATAGCTTCagtttttccaaattttgatgatgttgTATCTTTTCATGTTCTTGTTCTGGGTTTAATTAGTAGTTCTTTTGTTTgctatgattaattaatttggttgGTCTTGTTCTTGGTTCACTTTATAAGCCTCGGCCCCCACAACAAGCTCAATCAAGAGAGGTCTATGAGTTTGATTTGCAgtaaaaaaattccaatatcAAGCTTTTCGCCAAAGCTATCAACAGtagtatttatcaaatttttacttGTTTCAAGAAACAGTAGCATcctttttagaaaaatacaagATCGAACaccttcattaaaaaaaaaaggaaaaatgaaaataaaggtTTGGATGGTGATGAGAAATCTCACCAGTGAACACCAATCCTTTCCCGTATCTGCAGGTGCAAAGATCTTCCACAGCCAGCCGAGCTAGCCCCAAGGGGGCTACTAAGACACAACACTTAAGTTTACTAGTTCTACTCATATGTTCTGCAGATAATCATAATGCAGAACACTTACTTACACTCGATGGAGCTGAGGAAAGGCTTCATTTGTTCAAGGCAAATTTGCTGGAAGACGGATCTTTTGACTCTGCTGTTGATGGATGTGAAGGCGTTTTCCATACCGCATCCCCTGTAGTTGTTTCTGCCAATGATCCACAGGTGTTTTTCCCATGACCTTCATTTCTGTTATTCCCCCCACGATcccgcccccccccccaacacacacacacacacaatttCGTGTGATGTATCAAAATAAACAGTTCCAAAATCAACCAATCTTGTGACTAATTAACTGGATAGTTGctcatttgttttatcttcatCAGTATGtctttttattgatttcaGTCAACACAAAGTTTCAAGTATGAATGAATCAATTTCAGGCAGAGATAATTGACCCTGCAGTGAAGGGAACGCTTAATGTTCTTAGATCATGTGCAAGAGTTGATTCTATCAAGAGAGTTGTTGTGACTTCTTCAATTGTTTCAACTTTATTCACTGGAACTCCTCTCACCCCAGATGTGATAGTCGATGAGATGTGGTTTTCAGATTTAGATGTGTGCAAGGAGTTGAAGGTGTGTCAACTAGTGTTCTGATTACTAAACATTTTTATGTCTCTTGCAAGACGTGTTGTCTTCCTGCAACATGTTTTGCACCTCCTTGGACCTTGGCTTGGCTTGTTGCATCTGTATTATCAACAACATTATCGTAGAAGATGGTTTACGCGTTATCTTTTTATTCATCATTATTGGGTAATTAGTTCTGATTTTCTTCCAGCACTGGTATGCAATTTCGAAGACTTTAGCTGAACAGGCTGCTTGGAAATTTGCAGAAGAGAATGGGATTGACTTGGTTACAATACATCCAGGACTAGTACTTGGCCCTCTCTTACAGCCAAATCTTAATTTATCGGTGGAGGTGATTCTCAAACTCATACAAGGTATTATTCAGGAACCATtaagaattacaaaaaatcaGTATGTAACTTGTGATGCATCTCTACACAAATCGTACGTTTTATACGATATTATTAAGTTGTTGAAGTTTCCCGAATGCAGGTTCTCCAATTTACCCCAGTCCTTACCGGCTGGTTGATGTTAGAGATGTCGCACATGCGCATATTCAAGCTCTTGAGGTACCCATGGCTAATGGCAGATATATGATGGTCGGAAGAGTAACACATGACAACGAGGTTGTCAATTTTTTGTGCCAAAATTACCCTGCTATGCACCTTCCTGAAAAGTATGTTACAGTAATATTGATTCTGAAGTGCTGTTTCCAATTACATAAGGAAATTTCTGAATGGTTTTCTTTCCTTAGATCTGAAGATTACAAGTATGAGCCAACATACCATGTTTCTCAGGAGAGAGCAAAAAGTTTGGGCATTAACTTCATGCCTTGGGAGCTGAGTGTTAAGGACACTATTGAAAGCTTGAAGGAGAAGGGCTTCCTCCATTTCTAGCAACAGCAGCAAAGGGGAAGCAATCAGATATTTTTGTACAAGTTTGTTTGGTGTGTCGGTAGTCGTTAAAAGTTATGTTGCATCAACAAATGAACTATTTTGATTAAACTTTGGCCTCAGAGGCTCAAATCTTCGTTCAATTTACTGCAGTTCtattcatgtattttaattgAGCAATCGCCTACTTGCTATTCCCTCAATTGAAATACAacgaaaacaaattaatacgGCCACACTTGTTTcctaataaaatgaaataggCCATAAAAGCTTACTTTTCATTTGGTACGAATTCTGAAGAGAAGATGGTGCGTGCAACTGCAGCTGCAGGTTTCATACCTTCACTCCATGGCTTGaccttttaattataattttaaaagcttttttatttttcggtTTTCTAACACGTAACCGCACACAGTTTTTTTgctgttttttatttttggaaattagaaacaaaaaacGGAAAATGAAAAACCACCACTCACAcacattttgttgttttcaactTAGT contains these protein-coding regions:
- the LOC102629773 gene encoding phenylacetaldehyde reductase-like — its product is MSGEGKVVCVTGASGFIASWLVKLLLQRSYTVKATVRDPNNHNAEHLLTLDGAEERLHLFKANLLEDGSFDSAVDGCEGVFHTASPVVVSANDPQAEIIDPAVKGTLNVLRSCARVDSIKRVVVTSSIVSTLFTGTPLTPDVIVDEMWFSDLDVCKELKHWYAISKTLAEQAAWKFAEENGIDLVTIHPGLVLGPLLQPNLNLSVEVILKLIQGSPIYPSPYRLVDVRDVAHAHIQALEVPMANGRYMMVGRVTHDNEVVNFLCQNYPAMHLPEKSEDYKYEPTYHVSQERAKSLGINFMPWELSVKDTIESLKEKGFLHF